DNA sequence from the Littorina saxatilis isolate snail1 linkage group LG9, US_GU_Lsax_2.0, whole genome shotgun sequence genome:
tttgctgagcggggtttatgtcgtctgctagggcaatcaaaccactgcatgcagtctgcattgactgagtctgcacgcacgaggcacgctggtaataagtcttataatggtaagaacgttctgaaccctacacgttttcgattacgattgttcttgccttgaaataataattcggaaaccattcatttactgaactgatgcagtcgtatttcagtgtagtcagtgcggctacgtatgacagagtcgatcgagtcagtcttccaaactggtctagctggtacgttatcggaataacacttgtgttttctgctagcgggtgggaattttatattaactcatcatttggtaatgtggatgataagctacatgccactaacacgatgagaagaatctatgcaagtcggcgagaattagatgaaacagagcggcttctatttttagatcagtggcggccgcactgtggcacaggcacatgcaatctgtcagaaaaaaaccacttctgctttaattaagaagcagggaatttatggtcatttggtattgtggagaatataagctacatgtcagtaattaattctgaggatgagagcacagtcttgcttaggtaaagggcgtaagaatacgctctgtggaaaagttagcgcactccaagagtgcgctaacagttttagcgcatcgccattagccaatcaactggttcacatcagtcatgtgacaccagtacttactgacaattattattattattattattattattatttaagttattgagacatcccagtgcactaagggatttatagagcaaatcgagaaaattcttttcgagatttgctctataaatcctttagtgcactgggattgtttcaataacgatattgtcagtaccgccagagaaaaaagaagattcaaaacgcacattttgcaacgcgcatttggatagccgtaactgtgtggtcaggtttgtgtcactggaattacttttgtgtgggctgtctcaagtgtgtcgtgctttcgtcacacgcaaactcttgttttaatttctgttggtaaattccagtgtagcttTAAGCTAAatagtgatgatctttcatagagacctcatttaaactcggagaaaggactgtgctcttggtttcgaaaccttcatcgagcttcgacagattgactgtgcagagttttgccccttgccaccgACACAATTTCACAACTTACACAGTTTGGGATAATGTCCTCTGTTACAAAACAATAATCCAGTCGCCGTGCAATAAAAGGGTTACGTCTGCACCATGTATACTCTTTTTCCTCGCCATGCAACATTCTCCAAACATCACTCATATTCAGTCTAAATATTATATCTTTCAACAACTCAACTTCATTTTGTTTATGATTTTCACCAGCAATAATATCCAACTCATTTGACATAACTAAATTAAAATCTCCCATTAACACACTTTTTCTTCCGTATACTTTAGCAACATTGAATTCAACTTATTATAAAATTTTACTTTTTCTTGGCTTACATTTGGAGCATACATATTAACTACAATATACTCTTTATCTTCTTTTCTAACGGAAATTACTAATATTCTATCATAACTTGTCAATAAACTCACTTCCCCTGCAAAATGCTTTGAAACAAGGATAAGTTCTCCCCTGCTATTATGCGTTCCTTCACTATAAAACATCTTTCCACCCCATTGTTTTTCCCAAATAGACACGTCTTGTTCTGTTATGTGTGTTTCCTGCAGGCAGGCTATATCAACCTTCTGCTACTTTAAAAAGGTAAACATTGCGtttctttttaatttatttttcaaaCCTCTGGTATTTAACGAGATCACACGTAAACGATCCATCCCGACACAAGAAATTTACCAACTCAGTCTTCAAACAAATTCACAACTCCAAACTCAAAATCGTAGAAACAAAGCCAAGACTGAACAccattgtgttgtttgtttgcttgtttgttcgtttgttcgtttgtttgcgtgtttttctgtttctctctacttgtttatcatttattagaagTTTGTATTAGATGTAAGGACAGGCTGTAAGTAAAGGCGTTGCCGTAAATTTCTATcctgtaaaataaagttccatcgtctttctctctctctctctctctctctctctctctctctctctctctctctctctctctctctctctctctctctctctctctctctttctctctctccctccctctccaaAGAGCGTAACATCCGTTCAGCTATCACGGTAGAAATTCTCTTTACCCTCACCTTATAAATGCTGGAAACTACAAGTGAGAACTAGAAGTAGAATCAAACTAGATAACTCGCACAGTTGACTTGACCCAAGTTAAAAATATAGTCATCATGTACAAAGAACTGACTGAAAGCAGGTTTTTAAGCTCAAACATTGATTTATTTCAATGTTACCTGTTTCTTCAGCGGTggggggatatagctcagttggtagcgcgctggatttgtattcagttggccgctgtcagcgtgagttcgatcccaggttcggcggaaatttatttcacagagtcaactttgtgtgcagactctcttcggtgtccgaacctccccccgtgtacactacattgggtgtgcacgttaaagatcccacgattgacaaaagggtctttcctggcaaaattgcttaggcacagttaataattgtctacctatacccgtgtgacttggaataataggccgtgaaaggtaaatatgcgccgaaatggctgcaatctactggccgtataaaatttcatctcacacggcatcactgcagagcgcctagaactgtacccacggaatatgcgcgatataagactcattgattgattgattgattgaattactGTGCAAATATCGAATACCTCATGCTCATGTTTCATTCATAACGTTGTAACGAAGGGCTATACGATTCCTATTCTCTTATTTCTCTCTGTAGAAATCATAGAACtgacataaaaacaaaactatgACATACTGATTTTAATTACTTTCTCTCATGTGTAGACTAGAAGTATGTTTCCTGTCAAAATGGGTAGAAGGTAGTGATAGTAGAAGCACCACAGTACAACATCTAGCGTGTTAAGCTATAAGGGGTATTCATGATTTTACTTTGGTTCAAGGGGTAACTTATTTTGGATGTACAAAAGGTTAGAAACTATTATTACTTGCACTGATTAAATTTTGTGTGGTACAATGTTATTTTTCTCTTCTTTAATGTACCATTAGATtacctgttttgtgtgtgttatataaTGTATTGTTTATCTACCATTAGATtacctgttttgtgtgtgttatataaTGTATTGTTTATCTACAATTAAAGGACTTAACCACTGCGACACCTGCCACAGTCAACAGCCAAGCTGTTTCGTGTAGAACACTGGGAACACTTTTACTAAATGAATACTCCTTCCCtcctcctacccccccccccccccccaaccccacccgCTGCATTTGGCTGCGATCATCTCACAATCGTTATTTAAcactttgcttttttttctctccataatAACAATTGTGACAAAACAGGTTCCACTTCCAACGCTGCATCCAGACCTTCTACGCCTCTGCTATTTCTCTGTCACCTTGACGACAGATGCATTATTCAAACCCATTGCAGCAGAAAAAAGGAGTGGTGGCCTGTATATATTATTCCATCAAGCTCTGCAGGGGGTACCAGTCGCAGTTCTTCACGTTGTGCCGTAAAGTATCCCAGCTCCATAGTTTGGAAAGCTTTGAAAGTAACTGCCAGTGTGTCCGTATAAGTTAAACGTGTAGGTATTTGCTTGCTTTACACAGCTGTTGGCTTTCACTTGCGACAAAGATGGCGACAATTCTGATCATTCTTGCCGCCTTCCTCATCTCAAATGGCGCAGCTACAGCCACCGTGAAGACCAACATGTACATCGACATGGGGCTCAATGGCAAGGCTTTCAAGAACAATATCATGTTCGTATCACGTGCAAGAAGCACCCTGGACTGCGCTGTACTCTGCGACCAGCAAGATGGCTGTGATACCTTCACCATTGACGGGGATGTCTGTAGAGGTCGCGGTATGCAGGAGATGTTCACGTCATCTTTTAGAGAAGCTCCTGGTGCTCAGTCATATTCTAAGAACTTGGCAGGTAAGTCGAGTGACATGTACTCAATCGTAATTTAATCAGGCGCGCGTGTGCCATTAGGTCTGAATGAGTTCATTAGCATAAATAATAGAATCATAGAGTAAACGAATATTTTCGCCTATATTCCTACCTTGAATAAACCCTTTTTGATCTTCATGAATTATGGTTGGGAGAACACGTTTCAGCCTTTCAGCAATGCAGGTGGAAGCTATTTTGTAGACAGTATTTAAAAGAGTAATAGGACGCCAATTTTTTAGAAACCTTTTATCTTTCCCTTCTTTGGGTATACAGGTGATCACACCTTGACGTTGTGTTACCGACATTTCACCTTTTCTAAAACCTTCATTAATTGAACGAAACAAGAAAGCACCTAGATCAATAAagaaaaattttaaaaattctGCTGAATATCCATCCGATCCGGGGCTTTTATCGTTTTTAAGTTGTTTTACTGCTTTGGCTAATTCTTCTTTACAAATAATACCTTCAAGTCCATTACGTTCTTCATCAGTCAAAACAGGATGTTCTAAGTTATTAGGAATGTCTTCATTCGTTATATTATGTTCCCTTGAAGCATACAACTGTGCATAGAAGGATTTAACTTCTTTAGTAATCTCATCACTGTCACATAAAAGTTCGCCAAGTTAGAGAAGCTCCTGGTGCTCAGTCATATTCTAAGAACTTGGCAGGTAAGTCGAGTGACATGTACTCAATCGTAATTTAATCAGGCGCGCGTGTGCCATTAGGTCTGAATGAGTTTTGTTTGCattgtgattgtgattgtgattgtgattgtgattgtgtgtgtgtgtgtgtgtgtgtgtgtgtgtgtgtgtgtgcttgtgattgtgtgtgtgtgtgtgtgtttttttctcagttcGCTGTCATTAAAAAACCACCTGAAGCTCGCATTTGTCATGATCCGCTAAGtttgaccattatttttaatattcactgagcctcggcatgtaacctatacatacatTTCGTTATACAGTGTTATACCCACCAGCCATCAAACCAAGAGACTGTGTGGAGGCCCAACCTTACATGAACGAGAGTGGCGTGATCACTATCTACCCGGAAGGTGACAACATCGGACTACAGGTCTACTGTGACCATGATACTACTAGTGGGGGCTGGCTGGTAGgtcaacacactcacacacaatcacacacacacacacacacacacacacacacacacacacacacacacacacacacacacacacacacacaccgtcacacacacacacacacagaaaatcaCAAAGAGGTTTTTTTCAAGTACCTGCACGTTTTATTGCAGGTGTTTCAGCGAAGACAAGATGGGTCAGTCAACTTCTACCGAGACTGGAACCAGTACCAGCAAGGTTTTGGGTCTATGAACGGAGAGTTTTGGCGGGGTAAGTCTTTTGAGTCGAATGACCTGAGGAGATCTTATTTATGTTatttcattttcgtttttgaaCAGCAAATGTGGCAGGGTGGCCCAGGGAAACGTGTGTTCTTTGAAATAAACGTCTGCCTATGCATGCCACTTCCACAAAGTGACAATTCTGTagaacaaatgtgaccctccaccacgaaatgagtcgcatgtcacctttgcatgattttcatatttttacattttcttaaagattTGTttgtgctctatccagtggtgaaaaccgttttagaaaagagcgaaaactcttTGAGTTAtgagcctgtgactaaggtgaccctcacacttttaccacagtccccccggacttatattaagcctagcgcagaaccgcgcgaggtgacatgcgactcatcccgtggtggagggtcacaaatggttTGAAATTTGATGCAATTTAATATAAAgttgccaaattcggggatcgactcaacactACAAGGTTTGAAGTTGGTCGGTAGCCAAACTAACCCGATTTAAGCTCTCCACATTGTTACTGTTGGGATAATTCGAATGACATAGTATACcgcaatcaacattagacaatcagtgactGTGTTGCAGCAATAACAGGCAGGCTCAGGGCATTTCCCATGGATGAATGCGTTTATGTCCTTGATGAATTTTGCGCGACATTGCGCAAGTGTAACTTTACAACGAAAGGGTAACATTTTCCAGTTATTTGAGTTTGGCAAATATCTTCATAGTTGTTGCCCATGCACTTCAGTTCATTGACGACCATTCTACACAGTTTCGagtctgtaggtaaaatggtACGATGTTTACCTTGTTCTCgcaaatgtgttccaaattacacctccgaaattgtcaatggcATGAACATCTTCCTGCTAGGGGGTTGCcttgaacctagctgtaactgctttttttcagatcaCCGATGATCTAAGGTGTGAAGGGGGTTttgtgtatactcagacattcaaataATCCGAAAagttggaggggggagggggtaaaaTTCTGTTGAGTCGTTAGCCGAATTGGTGACCttttttgaaattgcacaaacATCAGACCATTTGATCTATAGAATTGTCACTTCGTAAAAAAAAGTCATATCTAGACTGTTATTTATGTCCCCCTGATATCAAGTTATTCGGGCAACAGATGTAGATGCTATTTGTATTTTTTAGGGTTGCATTTGTTTTTGTCACCCTGTATCATTCTAATGTATCATTGATTAACTGACTGAATGGAATCACTGATAAATAAGTACAATGCGTTACCAGGCAATGTTTGCATCCGCACATTGTTTGTGTTGATACTTTCCAAGTCTTGACGCCTCACAAACAATGATAATCAGACAGACgtgtgagttgtgtgtgttgatacttTCCATGTCTTGACGCCCTGCACGTGTTGACGTCAAGACAGACGTGTGAATTGTGTGCGATGATACTTTCCAGGGCTTGACGCCCTGCACGTGTTGACGTCAAGACAGACGTGTGAATTGTGTGCGATGATACTTTCCATGTCTTGACGCCCTGCACGTGTTGACGTCAAGACAGACGTGTGAATTGTGTGCGATGATACTTTCCATGTCTTGACGCCCTGCACGTGTTGACGTCAAGACAGACGTGTGAATTGTGTGCGATGATACTTTCCATGTCTTGACGCCCTGCACGTGTTGACGTCAAGACAGACGTGTGAATTGTGTGCGATGATACTTTCCATGTCTTGACGCCCTGCACGTGTTGACGTCAAGACAGACGTGTGAATTGTGTGCGATGATACTTTCCAGGGCTTGACGCCCTGCACGTGTTGACGTCAAGACAGACGTGTGAATTGTGTGCGATGATACTTTCCATGTCTTGACGCCCTGCACGTGTTGACGTCAAGACAGACGTGTGAATTGTGTGCGATGATACTTTCCAGGTCTTGACGCCCTGCACGTGTTGACGTCAAGACAGACGTGTGAATTGTGTGCGATGATACTTTCCATGTCTTGACGCCCTGCACGTGTTGACGTCAAGACAGACGTGTGAATTGTGTGCGATGATACTTTCCATGTCTTGACGCCCTGCACGTGTTGACGTCAAGACAGACGTGTGAATTGTGTGCGATGATACTTTCCAGGGCTTGACGCCCTGCACGTGTTGACGTCAAGACAGACGTGTGAATTGTGTGCGATGATACTTTCCAGGTCTTGACGTCTTGCACATGTTGACGTCCAGACAGGAGCAGGAACTTCGCGTGGACTTAATGAAGTGGGATGGGACAAAAGGTTACGCCACATACAGCAACTTCTTCATCAGCGACAGCAGCGACAACTACCGTCTAAACCTTGGCAGCTTCACTGGGGGAGACGCTGGTAGGTGCATGATGATGCTTGTATATATTACACAAATCAAAACCGTGAAAAGGAGTGCTGTTTTGTGACTTCTCCCTTTAATTTCCAATTTGAAGTCGGTTGAGATCAAGAAATCAAACACGTCCATGTTGAATTGCTTTCCCTCAGTCAATCGGTTTGTTGCTCTGCTGTCTATGTTTCTGCCTACCACAAGACAATCATTCTTGGTCTCCACAAATACAGACATATATGGCACTTGGATATCCCTGCGATGATTCAGGgctactacacacacacacacacacacacacacacacacacacacacacacacacacacacacacacatacacatacacacacacactcacacacacacacgcacatacacacatacacatacacacacagtctcacacacacacaaacacacacacacacacatacacacacatacacaaacacacacacacacacacgcacacacacacacacacattcacacaaacacacgcactcacacacgcataatcccaaacacacacaagcacgcataaactcacactcacacgcatACAGGacaactaaaacacacacacacacacacacacgcacacacacacacaaacacactcaaacacacacacattcaatcacacacacacacacatcacacacacacacacacacacacacacacacacacacacatgtatacgcacacactcacacacacacacacacatgtatacgcacacactgacacacacacacacatgtatacgcacacactgacacacacacacacatcaacccacacccacacacacacacacacacacacacacacacacacacacacacacacacacacacacacacacacacacacgcacacacacacacacacacacacacacacacacacacactgacgtgaCTACAAAATCAAAGTCGTTCCCCAGGTGACAGTCTGCTGTTCTTTCATCATGGTATGCAGTTCACCACGTGGGACAGGGACCACGACACGGACAGCGGTCACAACTGTGCAGAGTTATACCACAGCGCCTGGTGGTACAGGGTTTGCTACGTATCCAACTTGAACGGGGTGTACATGACCAACAGCAGTGATCCACATCTACAAGGAATAGCGTGGGAAGAATTTGCCGGTTTGGGGTACTCCTTTAAATTCGCTGAGATGAAGATCCGAGCAGCATGAACAAGGGGAGCATGTCTGCCGTTGTTCAGAAGACAAAAACGGTTCCGATGATGGCTCGtttcattattgacaaaacaaagcagtCGGAAGAACTTCGACCTGTCCTACCCGATCAATCGAAGGTTTCGTAATGTTACGTTTTGTCAATCATAAAACATCGCGCAAACTTAACTTGTTTAACATTCTTTGACTAACTGTTTTGACATagctgtcacgccctcattttccaTTCAAATTGACTGACATTTTGGTCCAGCAATCTTTGACAacgtccggactatgggattgaatatCAGCTCGGCAGCGTACACATTAGtagatgagtttgctcattaaaattgtcattaaaatcgatttttcacttaaatatttaaaaatgattgcatcatATTCCTTAATTTCTcctgaatttaaaaacattacatatgtcatgtttactctaaacatgtgctcagaattacagaaagtAGATCTGCATTCCCAAGCTACgggcggagacgagcgtgatccgtctcggtctttggatgttagtcgagactatctctTAACATAGTCTCGCCGATGGCTGGTTTTTGCTGTTactacagtgttctagatggtcgaacgtgtcgtgactcacttttttctccaatgttccaaatgcatacgttgttttgctcccaccaatacttgcagatcttggcaaaagcgtgacgtaaaaactagatttgatgactttacccgtacacgttcccgtacacgtcctgacaagtgctgatctagatcttgctaaatTTAAtgtgttactttgatgccggtGTAATACGAACGTTTTACTTTACGAAAAACAGGCTCAGGAGTAAAAAAAATTCGTacgaatttttttctccaattaaaaatcttgtacgattAAAGAACTCCCCAAGCAACGAAAAAAtaactccctccacgaaatatttactccccaAATAGCGAGATTTTTACTCCCGGATTTATAGTTCGCGGTGGACGTTCGTCTTGCACGCGACGTACTCCTGGGGAGGCGGCAACATGGGATGTCGCGCAAATGGAATGTCTGTCTAGTTGAATGATGCAATAGTTAAGTGACGTTTGACTAGGTGAAAGACACGAAAATGGGAGGGCGCAAAATGGGATGGCGCGTTATacacgataaaaaaaaatgacgcTTTGCTTGTTACctgtcgcgaaatagagatggggCAAAATGCGATGGCAGCAAAACGGGATGGCGCCAAattggaatgtggcgctagtggtttgacacggtagTAACAGAGACTATAGTGtttactctatagtctctggtagTAACATGACGCtcggcttgtgaaatgtcgcaaaacttgaatgggggcgaaatgggatggcggcgaaaCGGGATGGTACCATACTGgtatgtggcgctagtggtaagacacagaagaacaagtcgcgtaaggtaaaaatacaacatttagtcaagctcagtcgaactcacagaatgaaactgaacgcattgcattttcacccgcaagaccgtacactcgtagcatcgtctgtccaccgctcgtggcaaaggcagtgaaattaacaatccagaaaagcgcggtagcggttgcgctgaggagggtagcacgcttttctatatcccTATTCTtattaactctctgaacgtgtttttaatataaacatatcatatccatatgtttttggaatcaggaaccgacaaggaataagatgaaaatgtttttaaatcgatttcgaaaatttaattttaatcataatttt
Encoded proteins:
- the LOC138977015 gene encoding microfibril-associated glycoprotein 4-like; translation: MATILIILAAFLISNGAATATVKTNMYIDMGLNGKAFKNNIMFVSRARSTLDCAVLCDQQDGCDTFTIDGDVCRGRGMQEMFTSSFREAPGAQSYSKNLAAIKPRDCVEAQPYMNESGVITIYPEGDNIGLQVYCDHDTTSGGWLVFQRRQDGSVNFYRDWNQYQQGFGSMNGEFWRGLDVLHMLTSRQEQELRVDLMKWDGTKGYATYSNFFISDSSDNYRLNLGSFTGGDAGDSLLFFHHGMQFTTWDRDHDTDSGHNCAELYHSAWWYRVCYVSNLNGVYMTNSSDPHLQGIAWEEFAGLGYSFKFAEMKIRAA